From Plasmodium brasilianum strain Bolivian I chromosome 7, whole genome shotgun sequence, the proteins below share one genomic window:
- a CDS encoding fam-l protein produces MLTLKKYLNKNCIPSRILVTRNYRLLAYCKKDKYSNNLGLKGELSNYGVNDKKYIYNNNKRYKETNKQSNGSSSKNKVYYKYDNKKKSYIFETKKYSHLEKKIFKELDYIDFLKRNRTISDKTYKKVILKKFRLRLALPLFFVYFLLLSLLLDYIFNCGLVRGLFKILLCTLGKDWGKDLRSWIMNNNLTWTGVNVVAKGKEPYTIFNKSFFNIILYFLVPFIIGVIFILMLFYYHKKVKKYEKIKFRKS; encoded by the exons ATG cttacgcttaagaaatatttaaataagaaCTGCATCCCTAGTAGAATATTAGTAACAAGAAATTATCGATTACTAGCATATTGTAAGAAGGATAAgtattcaaataatttagGTTTAAAAGGAGAGCTATCAAATTATGGAGTGAAcgacaaaaaatatatatataacaataataagaGGTATAAAGAAACAAACAAACAGTCAAATGGTAGTTCATCAAAGAATAAGGTATACTacaaatatgataataaaaaaaaatcttatatatttgaaacaaaaaaatattcccaccttgaaaaaaaaatattcaaagaacttGATTACATTGATTTCCTCAAAAGAAACAGGACTATTAGTGATAAAACttacaaaaaagtaatacttaaaaaattccGATTACGACTAGCtttacctttattttttgtctattttttgttattgtcACTCTTATtagattatatttttaattgtgGACTTGTTAGAGGTTTGTTTAAGATTTTATTGTGCACTCTTGGTAAAGATTGGGGAAAAGACTTGCGTAGTTGGATAATGAATAACAATTTAACGTGGACAGGTGTAAATGTAGTAGCAAAAGGTAAAGAACCgtatactatttttaataaatcattttttaatattatactatattttttagttccATTTATAATAGgagttatttttatattgatGTTGTTTTATTACCATAAGaaggttaaaaaatatgaaaaaattaaatttaggAAAAGTTAA